In Megalobrama amblycephala isolate DHTTF-2021 linkage group LG10, ASM1881202v1, whole genome shotgun sequence, one DNA window encodes the following:
- the zgc:153981 gene encoding dual specificity protein phosphatase family protein: MTSQKNKHGLLAIKELENVLDTCKLDLTPVDEVWPNLYIGNVAIAQNRNALKKMGITHVLNAAHSKQGSIGDQSYYGNTIVYYGIPAEDSSSFDLSVHFKPASDFIHKALRKKNGKVLVHCIMGMSRSATLVLAYLMLRQRLTLRTAIQTVVLQRAIYPNRNFLSLLLDLDIQLQRKRMLCPIL; this comes from the exons ATGACATCTCAGAAAAATAAACACGGACTTCTGGCTATTAAAGAGTTAGAGAATGTTCTGGACACATGTAAACTTGATCTAACTCCTGTCGACGAGGTCTGGCCGAACCTGTACATCGGAAATGT GGCAATTGCTCAAAATAGAAATGCTTTGAAGAAAATGGGCATCACTCATGTTTTAAATGCTGCCCATTCCAAGCAAGGCAGCATTGGGGACCAGAGTTATTATGGCAATACAATTGTATATTATGGCATCCCAGCAGAAGACTCTTCATCATTTGATCTTAGTGTGCACTTTAAACCGGCTTCTGATTTCATCCACAAAGCTTTGAGGAAGAAAAATG GTAAGGTACTTGTTCATTGCATCATGGGAATGAGTCGGTCTGCCACTCTGGTTCTCGCGTACCTTATGCTGCGTCAGCGTCTTACTCTCCGCACTGCAATCCAAACGGTTGTATTGCAACGTGCAATCTATCCTAACAGGAACTTTTTGAGCCTTCTCCTGGATTTGGACATTCAGCTACAGAGAAAGCGAATGCTGTGTCCTATTCTCTGa